GGCTCTAATCCAAGAAGGATCAGAGTGCAAATACGTTCTAGAACATTCCTCCAGAACGACAGATGGTGCCTACCATGTACAAATGTAACACCTCAGGACCatggcctgtctgtctggtgGTGACGGCTGAGGTATCTGGACTTAATGAGAAATTCTTGGCCCTCTTTTTGCCATGTCACTGAGCATAATGACATACAGATGTTGTGTTACACATCATTACTCTGATTAACTAGGCTTGTAAAATGAGGACGTTCCCTTACGGAGCATGTGTGTCTCCATCTCCTCAGGCCTGTCTGGTGGAGTGCGAGGGTGGTACTGCTCCGACCACTACCTGGGAGTTGTGCCGCCAGGTCATTGATCAAGCGCAGTTCCCCTCCCTACCACTAGGGAGCTCCATGCTGAAAAGAGACAAAGAGGAATTGGCTGCCCTGCTGCCCGCTAATCAGGAAAACAGTGGACTCCTGTACTCTGAGGCTCTGCAACACTTCAGGCAGGTGGCGCGGGCGCTGGGATTGGACGAGCTGGACAGGGAGGGCCggacagctcagctcagcactGCCTACCGCTCCGAGCCGCGCGGGtctgaggaagaagaagaagaacgacaggaagaggaggacggcGCGGGGGAAGGGCAGCGGCATGGGGCAGCCCTCAGTCTGACCAAGCGCTTCGGGGGCTTCCTGAAAGGCAAGCACGGGTACAGGAAGCTAATGGACCCAGGCCGGTACCTGCAGAAGCGCTACGGGGGATTCATAGGCGTCCGCAAATCTGCCCGCAAGTGGAACAATCAGAAACGCTTCAGCGAGTTCCTCAAGCAGTACCTGAGCCTGACCACCCGCGCCAGCGAGTTCGACAGCGTCTCCGCGGACATCAGGGAACAGAACGAGgtgtagctccgccccccccacgcccGGGATGAAAAATTGATAACTTACAGCCACTATGACGTGAAATACTGAACGCAGAGTGTGTTTCGACCATTCTTTCTGTAAATAAAGGCCCACATTTCAATGAATGACATGGTTAATTCACGAAATAAAGTTCTGAACTGAAGTGAATGTATATGCTACATTACAAGTTTAACCATACTGGAAATGGTCACATGGCTACCTGTTAAAATTTCTAACAGAAATGTTTACAGTCTTAGATAGCTCATCTTTGTTTGTTACAGAAGCAGCTTACAAATAAATACCAGCTGATATTATTGCTTATTTAATTGTTGAATGTTTCATACCGTTGAAACATTTCAATTAGGCAAACTTCTGATTAAAAATAGACTGAATCTGAATCCCGTGGTCTCAActcatatattttaaacactTCACCAAAAGAGCACTTTATATGTTCAAGTTAGAGTGTATTTGCTAAACCTTGGCAGGGTTGTTACTTCAACTCTGCATCGTACCTTGAATGAGGATATTCTCATCCCTTTGATAATGCTACCCCCTTGTGGtcataaagaaaatataaacttTTTCCAATTTTGAACTTGGCATCAAGGGGGTAACCAAAtccataaatattattaaaatattggtAAAGAAACCTGTTTATGATCAAAACTTTATATTAGCTAAATTGTCAAGTAGAGAAGACAGATTGGACTTGCATGTTGTAAATCTCAccatgtttgtttgtaaatataaaaaaatctatttaaaggagGGTACCACGATTTGCAGTTTTCAGACACAGTTAAATAACTCAAAAAATGCCAAATGAATATTCTGTAATAAGGTAAACAAGGGACTGTTTCCACATGTGACATACTCTGTTAGCCTGCTATCACTGGGAACATTTCTTCACTGCTGAGTAGACTATTTAGTATTTGACCTGTTTGTGTACGTATTCTTTCAAATttgtttccttatttatttttgtgtgcaacTATTTGAGTACTCTATATAAACATGTACagagaaaaatgaacataaaaacgATAAATAAATTAGTTTAATATTTCTTTTGTGGATTGTCATGCAACAAATGATTCTGTCTCGAAGTGATTCTTTTTCTGATTCATGCATTTGAGGGCTCAGGACAGAAGGTCTGCTGAAGGGTGGGTTCAAAACTGGCACAGCAAAAATAAGCAGCAATCAGTTGGATTCATGAATCACTGACTACTCAAGTGAGTGGTCCAAAGGAATACTATTGAAGTAAAACAGTGCACCCccacattttaaatcattagGGTGCCTATCACTGGATTGGGCCGAAGAGGGCAACAGTGCCGCCGTGTCCTGTATGCATGATATGCAGTGCGGGTGGGCTCTGCCTCATGCAAAATGGCTACATGGCCCCTACTTATGAAATACAATAGCCCCCCATCCCCTGGTCTGAGAACACAATCTTCCCCATCCCCCCTGGTCCGCAATAGCAATCATCTCCCTCCCCCTTAGTCTCAGTCCACAATCTCAGTCACAATATCTACATTTAATTCTTTATTGaggtccacatttataaaatacatcataagggcccaaatatatttcagttgctgtgtgatgtccttcacttgagtagcagaaagcataccagtagggataaagcaaacaaaatgcaggttaGATATTTGCATCTCAATTGCACTGACAGGAAACATTATGGGTACAAGAAACATCATCTCCTCCATATACCGCGACTGCCTATAATGGAGGAAACTGAGCAATATTTTGTTAGATGCTTTGCTCTCCATTTTGCCAACCCCATTATCCTAAGACCTCTGACCATAAGCCTGTGGACATGGCCAAGGCTTCCAAATATAAAAACTAGAAGTTGACACTTATATCCCTTAGGCCTTAGTATTACAGTAGAGCACACCTGAATCTTAGTTTTACAGTAGATCACTTCTGGACCTTAGTATTACAGTAGATCATGTCTGGATCCTATTATTACAGTAGATCATATCTAGATCTTATTATTATAGTAGATCATATATGAATCTTAGTATTACAGTAGATCACGTGGACCTTAGTATTACAGTAGATCATGTGTGGACCTTATTATTACAGTAGACCATATCTGGACCTTAGCAATGCAGTAGATCACATTCGGACCTTATCACTACAGTAGATCACATCCAGATCTTAGTAATACAATAGATCATATCCGGACCTTAGTATTACAGTAGATTACATCCGGACCTCAGCATTACAGTAGATCGTATCTAGACCTTAGAATTACAGTAGATCACATCTGGACCCCAGTATTACAGTAGATCATGTCTGGATTCTAGTATTATGGAAGATCATATCTGGATCTTAGCATTACAACTGATCACATCTGGACCTTAGCATTATAGTCAATCACACATGGGCCTTAGTATTACAGTAGATCACACCTGAATCTTAGTTTTACAGTAATCACTTCTGGACCTTAGTATTACAGTAGATCACACCTGAATCTTAGTTTTACAGTAATCACTTCGGGACCTTAGTTTTGAAGTAGATCATATCTGGACCTTAGTATTACAGTAGATCACGTCTGGACCTTAGTATTACAGTAGATCACGTCTGGACCTTATTGTGATATAATTTCTGCACTTTAGTGTTAAAAAAGTCTGGGCCTTAGAAATAGACCACACCCCAACTCATGATAAATTCGGAATGTAGAAAGGTTATTCTTTGACCAGCTTTAAACTGGAGTTCTCTTACTCCTGGACCATTTCTGAAAGAACATGCCCAAAAAGAAAGCATACTTGATTTTATATGAAACATGAGAACGCTCCTGGAGATAAACACAGGCCATAACGAATCATGAACAACAGGACTCATTCATTTCAaccttataaaatatatttaaacatcaAAATGACAAGAAGCATCTGTTTTACAGGCTAACATACAAAAAGGACATTTCACAAAAGTAGCCCCGTTACTTTAATCTTttctgttttacaaaaaaaacatccaaatacatatacat
This window of the Anguilla anguilla isolate fAngAng1 chromosome 1, fAngAng1.pri, whole genome shotgun sequence genome carries:
- the LOC118222255 gene encoding proenkephalin-A-like; translated protein: MKTPLWTLLLLLCLCVPGRCECQRDCLACSQSLPKEQAFNMLACLVECEGGTAPTTTWELCRQVIDQAQFPSLPLGSSMLKRDKEELAALLPANQENSGLLYSEALQHFRQVARALGLDELDREGRTAQLSTAYRSEPRGSEEEEEERQEEEDGAGEGQRHGAALSLTKRFGGFLKGKHGYRKLMDPGRYLQKRYGGFIGVRKSARKWNNQKRFSEFLKQYLSLTTRASEFDSVSADIREQNEV